In the genome of Ignavibacteriales bacterium, one region contains:
- a CDS encoding response regulator yields MNKNYIAIILVFTAMQIFPQTKNLLFKHISAANGLSDNFVVHIFQDKKGFIWISTQDGINRYDGYDFKHYKHIPGDLNSLSDYAVNHIFEDSKGIFWISTREGLNRFDPKTEKFIHYKMNKDDPNSLSAQRVNRCAEDKNGNIWVATRNGLNMFNQSKGIFERFNHTKANKRSISGDVITTLLSDTKGNLWIGTTSGLNQYDFKSISFRNFFSESGNMASLPSNTITALFEDSKGNIWIGTTSGLSKLVSVNTNSIEVRNYLHNPEDKFSLNNNSITAIDEDSKGKLWIGTFGGGLNIFNPSSEKFESIKHSPEDKTSLSSDLFFTLLVDNFDNVWIGNTTTGIDKYSPTSERFVRFQSEPNAESNISTNITSMLIDKNERLWIGTENTGIKVFKNKIPVEQNLLFTLDASIKNKHSLSGNSITSIFEDDEEMIWIGTAGYGLNIFNPSTKQVEIFKNEKDNPNSLSGDYIHSVYQDSEGIIWIGTGRNGLNRFDKKTKSFKRFRENLDDPTNNKFLSSREVVSIVEDHNDYLWLGTTTGGINRFDKNAETFLHFIHIHEDGKSISSNRVVCTYIDRKKRLWVGTYSGGLNLFNEKSNSFIHFMEKDGLPSNTVQSITEDENGILWIGTTNGLSRFDTESKSFKNFDVSDGLQGKEFNPKSCLRDLQTNNLYFGGTDGLNIYSPGSVSENEIKPEIVLTDLRLYDKTVVPSDDSPVKHSSAYAHEIVLSYDQNIISFSFASLDFTSPSKNQYAYKLEGFNDEWIYSGNIREVTYTNLSPGDYVFVVKGSNSDGVWNESGTSVKVIVNPPFWKTWWAYTIYLLAALSGLVFIRRYELNRIKLKNELKQQQFEANKLQEVDQIKSRFFANISHEFRTPLTIILGSLEKLRNKSAVSSNEKEYHLVKKHSSRLLQLINQLLELSKIESGNAKLEAAENDIVKFTKRISASFSSLAHQKNIQIRFNNKSVEESNQEESIPVFFDKKKLETVFYNLLSNAIKFTPADGVISILVVEKNGFAIIEVENTGIEIPADKLSKIFDRFYQVDDSGTRNYEGTGIGLSLVKEFVELHTGRIEVESKNNRTSFTIYLMKGKDHFHKDEIIEEAAEKDLTTSFEINNENKIPASDIISETDKKEAAKTIVLVVEDNDDLREMIKETIRGDYHIIEAENGVKGLQSAEEKIPDLVISDIMMPEMNGYQLCSKLKTNEKTNHIPVILLTAKASTEDKLEGLETGADDYLIKPFNEDELKIRVRNLITIRRQMREKYQTQMLVKPADVVVPSSQKVFVDKLVSIIEKNIDSEEFSVEMLCDEIGMSRTQLHRKVKAITNQSASEFIRNFRLQKAAELLKRDAGNIAEISYRVGFGSQAYFTKVFQEVYNTTPLDYKKQHTR; encoded by the coding sequence GTGAATAAAAACTATATTGCAATAATTTTGGTTTTTACCGCAATGCAGATATTCCCGCAGACGAAAAATCTGTTATTCAAGCATATCAGTGCCGCGAATGGACTATCAGATAACTTTGTTGTTCACATTTTCCAGGATAAAAAAGGATTTATCTGGATAAGTACACAGGATGGAATAAACCGGTACGATGGTTATGATTTCAAGCACTACAAACATATTCCGGGCGATCTGAACTCACTGAGTGATTACGCTGTCAACCATATCTTCGAAGACTCAAAAGGAATTTTCTGGATTTCAACAAGAGAAGGATTAAACCGGTTTGATCCAAAGACAGAAAAATTTATCCACTACAAAATGAATAAAGACGATCCGAATTCTTTAAGTGCGCAGAGAGTTAACCGATGTGCCGAAGACAAAAACGGAAATATCTGGGTCGCTACCAGGAATGGGTTGAACATGTTTAATCAGAGTAAAGGTATCTTTGAAAGGTTTAATCATACAAAAGCCAATAAAAGAAGCATCAGCGGTGATGTCATTACAACTTTGCTGTCTGACACTAAAGGGAATTTGTGGATTGGAACAACGAGCGGATTGAACCAGTATGATTTCAAATCTATTTCATTCAGGAACTTTTTTAGTGAATCGGGAAATATGGCTTCACTTCCATCAAATACTATCACTGCCTTGTTTGAGGACAGTAAAGGTAATATATGGATAGGAACAACATCAGGGTTATCAAAACTTGTTTCAGTCAATACGAATTCGATTGAAGTAAGAAATTATCTGCACAATCCGGAAGATAAATTTTCACTAAACAATAACAGTATTACAGCAATCGATGAGGACAGCAAAGGTAAACTATGGATAGGAACTTTTGGCGGCGGACTCAATATCTTCAATCCATCTTCAGAGAAATTTGAATCGATAAAACATTCTCCGGAAGACAAAACAAGTTTGAGCAGTGATTTATTTTTCACATTGCTGGTTGATAACTTTGATAATGTTTGGATTGGCAATACTACAACAGGTATTGATAAATACAGTCCTACAAGTGAAAGGTTTGTGCGTTTTCAATCAGAACCAAATGCTGAATCAAATATCTCAACAAACATAACGAGTATGCTTATCGATAAAAACGAAAGGTTATGGATTGGAACTGAGAACACCGGCATAAAAGTGTTTAAAAATAAAATTCCTGTTGAGCAGAATCTGCTCTTTACGCTGGATGCATCAATAAAAAATAAACACTCTTTAAGCGGAAATAGTATCACATCTATTTTTGAAGATGATGAAGAAATGATCTGGATTGGAACTGCAGGTTATGGCCTGAATATTTTTAATCCCTCTACAAAACAGGTTGAAATATTTAAGAATGAAAAAGATAATCCAAACTCACTCAGCGGTGATTATATACATTCTGTTTACCAGGACAGCGAAGGAATCATCTGGATAGGAACAGGAAGAAACGGACTGAACAGGTTTGACAAAAAAACTAAATCCTTTAAACGATTCAGAGAAAATCTTGACGATCCGACAAACAATAAATTTCTAAGTTCAAGAGAAGTGGTATCAATAGTTGAAGATCATAATGACTATTTGTGGCTTGGAACCACAACAGGCGGTATTAACAGGTTTGATAAGAATGCTGAAACATTTCTACACTTTATTCATATTCATGAAGATGGAAAAAGCATAAGCAGCAACAGAGTTGTGTGTACTTATATCGACAGGAAAAAAAGATTATGGGTAGGCACCTACAGCGGCGGGCTAAATCTATTCAATGAAAAATCAAATTCCTTTATTCATTTCATGGAAAAAGATGGATTACCATCCAACACTGTGCAATCAATAACAGAAGATGAAAATGGAATTCTCTGGATAGGGACAACAAACGGACTCTCAAGGTTTGATACGGAAAGTAAATCATTTAAAAATTTTGATGTTAGCGATGGACTGCAGGGAAAAGAATTTAATCCTAAGAGTTGCTTAAGAGATTTGCAAACGAACAACCTGTATTTCGGTGGTACTGATGGTTTGAATATTTATTCCCCGGGTTCTGTTTCAGAAAATGAAATAAAACCTGAGATAGTTCTAACGGATCTCAGACTGTATGATAAAACTGTTGTTCCATCTGATGATTCACCGGTTAAACACAGCTCGGCTTATGCACATGAAATTGTTTTAAGCTATGATCAGAATATAATTTCTTTTTCGTTTGCCTCACTGGATTTTACTAGTCCGTCAAAGAATCAATATGCGTACAAGCTGGAGGGATTTAACGATGAATGGATTTACTCCGGGAACATTCGGGAAGTGACATATACTAATCTTAGTCCGGGTGATTATGTTTTTGTTGTTAAAGGAAGCAACAGTGATGGAGTTTGGAATGAGAGTGGAACTTCAGTAAAAGTAATAGTTAATCCTCCGTTCTGGAAAACCTGGTGGGCTTATACAATTTATTTACTTGCCGCATTATCCGGTCTGGTGTTTATAAGAAGATATGAACTGAACAGGATAAAACTGAAGAACGAATTAAAGCAGCAGCAGTTCGAAGCAAACAAACTCCAGGAAGTTGATCAGATTAAATCTCGTTTCTTCGCTAACATCTCTCACGAGTTCCGAACACCATTGACAATAATTCTGGGGTCACTTGAAAAGCTTAGAAACAAATCAGCAGTAAGTTCGAATGAAAAAGAATATCATTTAGTTAAAAAACATTCTTCCAGACTTCTGCAGTTGATCAATCAATTACTTGAACTCTCAAAAATTGAATCAGGTAATGCAAAACTTGAAGCAGCGGAAAATGATATTGTCAAATTCACAAAAAGAATTTCAGCATCATTTTCTTCACTGGCTCACCAAAAAAATATTCAGATCAGGTTTAATAACAAATCAGTTGAAGAATCTAATCAGGAGGAATCAATTCCGGTTTTCTTCGATAAGAAAAAACTAGAAACAGTTTTTTACAATCTTCTGTCGAATGCAATCAAGTTTACTCCCGCGGATGGCGTGATTTCGATTTTAGTAGTTGAGAAAAACGGTTTTGCAATTATAGAAGTTGAAAACACCGGGATTGAAATTCCCGCTGATAAACTTTCAAAAATATTTGACAGGTTTTACCAGGTTGATGACAGCGGCACAAGAAATTATGAAGGCACAGGTATAGGGCTTTCTCTTGTAAAGGAATTTGTTGAACTGCACACAGGCAGAATCGAGGTGGAAAGCAAAAACAACAGGACATCATTCACTATTTATCTAATGAAAGGTAAAGACCATTTTCATAAAGATGAAATTATTGAAGAAGCTGCTGAGAAGGATTTGACTACATCTTTTGAAATAAATAATGAAAACAAAATCCCGGCTTCGGATATTATTTCCGAGACAGATAAAAAAGAAGCAGCAAAAACAATTGTGCTTGTAGTTGAAGACAACGACGATCTGAGAGAAATGATTAAAGAAACTATCCGGGGAGATTATCATATCATCGAGGCTGAAAACGGAGTTAAAGGATTGCAGTCTGCTGAAGAAAAAATTCCCGACCTTGTTATAAGTGATATTATGATGCCCGAAATGAACGGCTATCAGCTATGCAGTAAATTAAAGACGAATGAGAAAACCAATCACATTCCTGTTATACTATTAACAGCAAAAGCATCGACAGAAGATAAACTTGAAGGACTTGAAACCGGTGCAGACGATTATCTCATCAAGCCGTTTAATGAGGATGAGCTGAAGATCCGTGTAAGAAATCTTATCACTATTCGCAGACAGATGAGAGAAAAATATCAGACGCAGATGCTTGTAAAACCCGCAGATGTTGTTGTTCCTTCATCGCAAAAAGTATTTGTTGATAAGCTTGTGTCGATAATTGAAAAAAATATTGACAGCGAAGAATTTTCCGTCGAGATGCTTTGCGACGAGATCGGAATGAGCAGAACACAGCTTCATAGAAAAGTAAAAGCAATTACAAACCAGTCTGCTTCTGAATTTATAAGGAATTTCAGGCTGCAAAAAGCTGCAGAATTGCTGAAACGGGATGCCGGAAATATTGCCGAAATTTCATATCGGGTTGGCTTTGGTAGCCAGGCATATTTCACTAAGGTTTTCCAGGAAGTTTACAATACCACGCCTTTAGACTACAAGAAACAGCACACCAGATAA
- a CDS encoding SBBP repeat-containing protein, with the protein MKFAILISIFSIATTIAQVTQEWVSRYNGPGNATDISRSIVVDKSGNVYVTGSSIGNVSIDFATIKYNPEGVQTWLQRYNEGVAYAMAIDSMGNVYVTGYSLEDTTHAYTTIKYNSDGVELWLKKYDGPGNNADYARAIAVDNQGNVYITGESYGGATVNYDYATVKYNSAGVEQWVKRYTGPGLSGDLVKAIAVDNDGNVYVTGVARDSGLNYAYTTIKYNTDGVEQWVRKYNGPDENGYDVARSIAVDDNGNVYVTGESPGSAANLDYATVKYNSNGVEQWAKRYQGPVNLNDVAYAISIDNNENIYVTGESSGSGTHFDFATIKYNSSGDELWVQRYNGPGNNEDQANAITIDDDGNVYVTGESYGSGSNYDYATIKYNSSGTVQWVQRYSGPSGIGHDRSNAIVVDSAANVYITGGSDGDYATIKYSQGLNITSPVAGQKWIAGETDTIKWTGGENGQLLDIEYSTDDGNTYSIIKLGVLAKDRRYPWKIPKNTLSKKVKIKLTDVINPLVSATSGTFKIKPYLLTRLTSNGDYDAYSITRDPYQFGNDSASVWPVEFWQNFNYYGTDPFTGSNYLLGVPALLLLQTSSSDHPDWVSWVRTFGVSSCYFNTSFPPVYSRTALLKWIDYSDEWGGSCFGLSTSNVLLFKNNAAFQSNYPSFPASNPIQIQPDDSVRTVINELYTHQFGVEHRAYRNAIGLLKTPNETLNDLKAMLLDDDPIVRTLSIVSNDPNDAGGHSIMAYRLEQDTTLPNIWYVFTYDNAYPDNLDSAIIIVDTIANTWTPIYAWTNWGGTETFYVRDPAINYLVNPSMPKYYSGNSPFILGENELQIFNTRNASIKITDQLGNSSGYENGILIDDIPTCIPNILENGSSSPPIGYDMTTADYSIHMNDYEEANASVSFYSGNKSFKVFRDDVLSLDNDRFFFDGGVSAVNPDQRDKSLNLLNIINETVLEKSFFLTELDLSQNDSVKIENPDSSKLSLISYGSAKDYNIELNYVTENGVGIFSASDIELTANTSHIFIPDWIDLTGSQLVVLIDVGNNGTIDDTLHLNNTVDVKDEGSLLSPKEFQLAQNYPNPFNPITTIQYSIPQRSNVVLKVYDVLGNEVAVLVNEEKYRGVYSVNFDASQYASGIYLYRIQAGSFVETKKMILIK; encoded by the coding sequence ATGAAATTCGCAATTCTGATAAGCATTTTTTCTATTGCAACTACTATTGCACAAGTAACTCAAGAGTGGGTAAGCCGGTACAATGGACCTGGTAATGCCACCGATATATCTCGTTCTATTGTAGTTGATAAGTCGGGAAATGTCTATGTAACAGGTTCCAGTATTGGAAATGTATCAATTGATTTTGCAACTATTAAATACAATCCTGAGGGTGTTCAAACGTGGTTGCAAAGATACAATGAAGGTGTAGCCTATGCGATGGCAATTGACAGCATGGGTAATGTTTATGTGACCGGTTACAGTTTGGAAGATACAACTCATGCTTATACAACAATAAAATATAATTCTGATGGTGTGGAACTATGGCTGAAGAAATATGATGGACCTGGTAATAATGCTGATTACGCAAGAGCAATTGCGGTTGACAATCAAGGGAATGTTTATATAACAGGAGAAAGTTACGGGGGCGCAACAGTTAATTATGACTATGCAACAGTAAAATATAATTCTGCTGGAGTTGAGCAATGGGTGAAAAGATACACCGGGCCCGGACTTAGCGGCGATTTAGTAAAAGCAATTGCAGTTGACAATGATGGAAATGTTTATGTAACAGGGGTGGCTCGAGATAGCGGGTTAAATTATGCCTACACCACAATAAAATATAATACAGATGGAGTCGAGCAATGGGTGCGGAAATACAACGGACCGGACGAAAATGGCTATGATGTGGCCAGGTCAATTGCAGTTGACGATAATGGAAATGTTTATGTAACCGGAGAGAGTCCCGGAAGTGCAGCAAATCTTGACTATGCAACAGTAAAATATAATTCTAATGGAGTTGAGCAATGGGCGAAAAGATATCAGGGACCGGTCAATCTCAATGATGTAGCATACGCAATTTCAATTGACAACAATGAAAATATCTATGTAACAGGTGAGAGTTCTGGAAGTGGAACACATTTTGATTTTGCAACAATTAAATATAATTCTTCAGGTGATGAACTGTGGGTACAGAGATACAATGGACCGGGTAATAATGAGGATCAGGCAAATGCAATTACCATTGATGATGATGGGAATGTTTATGTAACAGGAGAAAGCTATGGAAGTGGTTCAAATTATGATTATGCAACAATAAAATATAATTCATCAGGTACTGTACAATGGGTGCAGAGATATAGTGGGCCATCCGGAATTGGTCACGATCGGTCAAATGCAATTGTGGTTGACAGTGCGGCAAATGTGTACATCACCGGCGGCAGCGACGGAGATTATGCGACAATCAAATACTCACAAGGATTAAATATTACCAGCCCGGTTGCCGGTCAAAAATGGATTGCCGGTGAAACCGATACAATTAAATGGACAGGCGGTGAAAATGGACAACTGCTCGATATCGAATACAGCACCGATGATGGTAACACATATTCTATAATTAAACTTGGAGTTCTCGCCAAAGACCGCAGGTATCCCTGGAAAATTCCAAAAAACACTCTCAGCAAAAAAGTAAAGATAAAGCTAACAGATGTTATTAATCCTCTTGTCTCTGCTACAAGCGGTACTTTTAAAATAAAACCGTATTTGCTAACAAGACTTACCAGCAACGGAGACTATGATGCGTATTCTATTACCAGGGATCCTTATCAGTTTGGAAATGATTCTGCATCTGTGTGGCCAGTAGAGTTCTGGCAGAATTTTAATTATTACGGGACTGACCCCTTCACCGGCTCGAATTATTTACTTGGTGTTCCGGCTTTGTTACTTCTCCAGACATCAAGCAGCGATCATCCTGATTGGGTCTCATGGGTAAGAACATTCGGAGTAAGTTCGTGTTACTTTAACACTTCTTTTCCTCCGGTCTATTCAAGAACGGCATTACTCAAATGGATAGATTATTCTGACGAATGGGGAGGTTCGTGTTTTGGTTTGTCAACATCAAATGTTTTGCTATTTAAAAACAACGCTGCATTTCAAAGTAACTATCCTTCGTTTCCTGCTTCGAACCCTATTCAGATTCAGCCGGATGATTCAGTGAGAACAGTAATAAACGAACTATATACGCACCAGTTTGGTGTTGAGCACAGAGCATACAGAAATGCTATTGGTTTATTGAAAACACCTAACGAAACACTTAACGACCTCAAAGCAATGCTGCTTGATGACGATCCGATTGTAAGAACATTAAGTATAGTCAGCAATGATCCGAATGATGCTGGCGGACACTCTATTATGGCATATAGATTAGAACAGGATACAACGCTGCCAAATATCTGGTATGTTTTTACGTATGATAACGCTTATCCTGACAACCTGGATAGCGCCATAATTATTGTTGATACAATAGCGAATACATGGACACCGATATATGCATGGACAAACTGGGGCGGAACAGAGACGTTTTACGTGCGGGATCCGGCAATCAATTACTTAGTTAACCCTTCTATGCCAAAATACTACTCTGGAAATTCTCCATTTATACTTGGAGAAAATGAACTGCAGATTTTTAATACACGTAACGCGTCAATTAAAATAACAGACCAGCTTGGGAATTCAAGTGGGTATGAAAACGGGATATTGATTGATGATATTCCAACCTGCATCCCGAATATTCTTGAAAATGGAAGTTCCAGTCCACCGATCGGGTATGATATGACAACAGCAGATTATTCGATACACATGAATGACTATGAAGAAGCAAATGCTTCAGTCAGTTTCTATTCGGGTAATAAATCATTCAAAGTTTTCAGAGATGATGTCCTCAGTTTAGACAATGACAGATTCTTTTTTGATGGGGGTGTTTCAGCAGTAAATCCTGATCAGCGTGATAAAAGTTTAAACCTTTTAAATATTATAAATGAAACTGTTCTTGAAAAATCATTCTTTCTCACAGAGCTTGACTTATCACAAAATGACTCCGTCAAAATTGAAAACCCTGACAGCAGCAAGTTAAGTCTGATTTCTTATGGTTCTGCAAAAGATTATAATATCGAACTGAACTATGTTACCGAAAATGGTGTCGGAATATTTAGTGCTTCGGATATTGAGCTAACCGCAAATACCTCACATATATTTATTCCAGACTGGATTGATTTAACCGGTTCACAGCTTGTTGTACTTATAGATGTGGGCAACAATGGAACTATCGACGATACACTTCATCTCAACAACACAGTTGACGTTAAAGATGAAGGAAGTTTGCTGTCACCAAAAGAATTTCAACTTGCACAAAACTATCCCAACCCCTTTAACCCGATAACCACAATACAATACTCAATCCCCCAAAGAAGCAATGTTGTATTAAAAGTATATGATGTACTTGGGAATGAAGTAGCTGTTCTCGTAAACGAGGAAAAATATAGAGGTGTTTACTCCGTTAACTTTGACGCTTCACAATACGCAAGCGGAATTTATCTGTACAGGATACAGGCAGGTTCATTCGTTGAAACAAAGAAGATGATATTAATAAAATAA